A single genomic interval of Raphanus sativus cultivar WK10039 unplaced genomic scaffold, ASM80110v3 Scaffold0329, whole genome shotgun sequence harbors:
- the LOC108863532 gene encoding CDPK-related kinase 2 — translation MGGCTSKPSTSAVKPNTNAPRDAIPQNDDYTPAHHDKSPARTSTATAKASPFLPFYTPSPARHRRNKSRDGGGGESKSVTSTPLRQLARAFHPPTSPAKHIRDVLRRRKGRKEATPPAESKSDEQEEVVGLDKRFGYSKEFESRMELGEEIGRGHFGYTCSAKFKKGELKDLEVAVKVIPKSKMTSAISIEDVRREVKILRALSGHNNLVQFYDAFEDNANVYIAMELCGGGELLDRILARGGKYSEDDAKEVLIQILNVVAFCHLQGVVHRDLKPENFLYTSKEDNSQLKVIDFGLSEFVRPDERLNDIVGSAYYVAPEVLHRSYTTEADVWSIGVIAYILLCGSRPFWARTESGIFRAVLKADPSFDEPPWTSLSLEAKDFVKRLLNKDPRKRMTASQALMHPWISGCKNNMNIPFDIIIFKQIKAYLKSSSLRKAALMALSKTLITDGILYLKAQFALLAPNINGLITLDNIRSALAINATEAMKESRIPDFLALLNGLQYNKGMDFEEFCAASISVHQHESLDCWEQSVRHAYELFDMNGNRVIIIEELASELGVGSSVPVHTFLHDWIRQTDGKLSFLGFVKLLHGVSTRQPLAKTR, via the exons ATGGGAGGTTGTACCTCCAAGCCCTCCACCTCCGCGGTGAAACCCAACACTAACGCACCCAGAGACGCAATTCCCCAAAATGACGATTATACCCCTGCCCATCACGACAAATCACCGGCTCGTACCTCAACCGCCACCGCAAAGGCTTCTCCTTTCCTCCCCTTCTACACTCCCAGCCCCGCCAGACACCGCCGTAACAAGAGCCGCGACGGAGGCGGAGGAGAGAGCAAGAGCGTCACCAGCACTCCGCTCCGTCAGCTCGCGCGTGCTTTCCACCCTCCGACGTCGCCGGCGAAACACATACGTGATGTTCTGCGGCGGAGGAAGGGGAGGAAGGAGGCTACTCCCCCGGCGGAGAGCAAGTCCGACGAGCAGGAGGAGGTGGTGGGGCTGGACAAGAGATTTGGATACTCAAAGGAGTTTGAGAGTAGGATGGAGTTAGGGGAAGAGATAGGGAGAGGGCATTTTGGGTACACTTGCTCTGCTAAGTTCAAGAAAGGAGAGCTCAAGGATCTTGAGGTCGCTGTTAAAGTCATCCCTAAATCTAAG ATGACAAGTGCAATATCTATAGAGGATGTGAGAAGAGAAGTGAAAATCCTCCGGGCGTTGTCTGGACATAACAATCTTGTTCAATTCTATGACGCTTTCGAGGACAATGCCAACGTCTACATTGCAATGGA GTTATGTGGAGGTGGTGAACTACTTGACAGAATACTAGCAAG gGGAGGGAAATACTCTGAAGATGATGCGAAAGAAGTGCTTATACAGATCCTTAACGTTGTAGCTTTTTGTCATCTACAAGGAGTTGTTCATCGAGATCTAAAACCAGAG AACTTCTTGTACACATCCAAGGAGGATAACTCTCAGTTGAAAGTCATAGACTTTGGTCTATCAGAATTTGTCAGACCAGACGAAAGACTAAACGATATAGTGGGTAGTGCATACTACGTAGCCCCTGAAGTTCTACACAGATCTTATACAACAGAAGCAGATGTATGGAGCATAGGGGTAATAGCATACATTCTCCTATGTGGAAGCCGTCCCTTTTGGGCAAGAACTGAATCAGGAATCTTCAGAGCAGTTCTTAAAGCTGATCCAAGTTTTGATGAACCTCCTTGGACTTCCTTGTCCTTGGAGGCAAAAGATTTTGTTAAGCGGTTATTGAACAAAGACCCACGGAAAAGAATGACAGCCTCTCAAGCTTTGA TGCATCCTTGGATCTCTGGTTGTAAAAATAACATGAATATCCCATTTGATATTATAATCTTCAAGCAGATCAAAGCATACTTGAAATCTTCTTCTTTGCGCAAAGCTGCTTTGATG gCTCTGTCCAAGACATTGATTACAGATGGAATTCTTTATCTGAAAGCACAGTTTGCACTCTTAGCACCCAACATAAATGGCCTCATCACTTTGGATAACATCAGATCG GCACTTGCTATAAATGCAACAGAAGCAATGAAAGAATCACGCATCCCAGACTTTCTTGCATTG TTAAATGGACTTCAATACAACAAAGGAATGGACTTTGAAGAGTTTTGTGCAGCTTCCATCAGTGTTCATCAGCATGAGTCACTTGATTGTTGGGAGCAGAGTGTTCGCCATGCCTATGAGCTCTTTGACATGAACGGGAACAGAGTTATCATCATTGAAGAACTCGCTTCC GAACTCGGTGTTGGATCATCGGTCCCAGTCCATACCTTTCTACATGACTGGATAAGGCAGACTGATGGGAAGCTGAGCTTCTTGGGTTTCGTCAAACTGTTACACGGTGTCTCTACTCGACAGCCTTTAGCTAAAACAAGATGA
- the LOC108863533 gene encoding protein ALP1-like, producing MEEAFMAMLSHLLHLQNSLDPTSTIFSSSSASTSSPSPTTPSSLLTSSSAAPLLFFTLASLLSFLSVARSSSNSSSSSKSPSPPPPLPDGDYSVSAFRALANDHIWALDAPLRDARWRSLYGLSYPVFTTVVEKLQPFIAASNLSLPADYAVAMVLSRLAHGCSSKTLASRYSLDPYLISKITNMVTRLLATKLYPEFIKIPVGKRRLIETTQGFEELTSLPNICGAVDSTPVKLRRRTKKLNNNNNPRNIYTSRYGYDAVLLQVVADHKKIFWDVCVKAPGGEEDSSHFRDSLLYKRLTSGDIVWEKVINVRGHHVRPYIVGDWCYPLLSFLMTPFSPNGAGSPPENLFDGMLMKGRSVVVEAIGLLKARWKILQSLNVGVNHAPQTIVACCVLHNLCQIAREPEPELWKDPDEAGPPARVLESERQFYYYGQSLRQALADDLHQRLSSR from the coding sequence ATGGAAGAAGCTTTCATGGCGATGCTCTCACACCTCCTTCACCTCCAAAACTCTCTAGACCCAACAAGCACAATCTTCTCTTCCTCATCCGCCTCCACATCTTCACCATCTCCCACAACACCTTCCTCACTCCTCACATCCTCCTCCGCCGCGCCTCTCCTCTTCTTCACACTCGCATCTCTCCTCTCATTCCTCTCCGTCGCCAGATCCTCCTCCAATTCCTCCTCATCCTCCAAATCCCCCTCCCCTCCTCCGCCTCTCCCCGACGGCGACTACTCCGTCTCCGCCTTCCGCGCCCTAGCCAACGACCACATCTGGGCCCTCGACGCCCCGCTCCGCGACGCACGCTGGCGATCCCTCTACGGCCTCTCCTACCCCGTCTTCACCACCGTCGTCGAAAAGCTCCAGCCTTTCATCGCCGCCTCCAACCTCTCCCTCCCCGCCGACTACGCCGTCGCCATGGTCCTCTCCCGCCTCGCCCACGGCTGCTCCTCCAAAACCCTCGCCTCCCGCTACTCCTTAGATCCCTACCTCATCTCCAAGATCACCAACATGGTCACCCGCCTCCTCGCCACCAAGCTCTACCCCGAGTTCATCAAGATCCCCGTCGGCAAACGCCGCTTGATCGAAACCACCCAAGGCTTCGAGGAGCTCACCTCTCTCCCCAACATCTGCGGAGCGGTAGACAGCACTCCCGTCAAGCTCAGACGCCGCACCAAGAagctcaacaacaacaacaaccctAGAAACATTTACACCAGCAGGTACGGATACGACGCCGTTTTGCTCCAGGTCGTGGCTGATCACAAGAAGATCTTCTGGGACGTCTGCGTCAAGGCACCGGGAGGAGAGGAGGACTCTTCTCACTTCAGAGACAGTCTCCTCTACAAGAGGCTTACCTCTGGTGACATTGTGTGGGAGAAAGTCATCAACGTTAGAGGTCATCACGTGAGGCCTTACATTGTTGGTGACTGGTGTTACCCTCTTCTCTCCTTCCTGATGACGCCGTTTTCTCCCAACGGCGCTGGCTCGCCTCCCGAGAATCTGTTCGACGGGATGCTGATGAAAGGGAGGTCGGTGGTTGTGGAGGCTATTGGGTTGCTCAAGGCTAGGTGGAAGATTCTTCAGAGCTTGAACGTTGGAGTCAACCATGCTCCTCAGACTATTGTGGCGTGTTGTGTGTTGCATAACTTGTGTCAGATTGCTAGGGAGCCTGAGCCGGAGCTGTGGAAAGATCCTGATGAAGCTGGACCGCCTGCTAGGGTTTTGGAGAGTGAGAGGCAGTTTTATTATTATGGGCAGAGTTTGAGGCAAGCGTTGGCTGATGATTTGCATCAGAGGCTCTCTTCAaggtaa
- the LOC108860705 gene encoding uncharacterized protein LOC108860705, with protein MVSQKLEFCIELVKMAVVFVATVAESVEEAFRKPLPALPVVHNGRRNSYANVPIPLVGFM; from the coding sequence ATGGTGTCTCAGAAGCTTGAGTTTTGCATCGAATTAGTGAAGATGGCTGTCGTTTTTGTCGCCACCGTGGCTGAATCAGTAGAAGAAGCTTTCCGTAAGCCTCTGCCGGCGCTTCCAGTAGTTCATAACGGTCGCCGGAACAGTTACGCCAACGTTCCCATTCCTCTCGTTGGATTCATGTGA